Below is a window of Deltaproteobacteria bacterium DNA.
GCAGTTTTCCTGTTCATCGTCGTCGGGGCCCTCATCCGGCGCCGGGTACTGGCCGGACGATCGGTGGGCCGCGCCGGGACCTGGGATTGCGGATACACCGCGCCCAGCGCCAGGATGCAGTACAGCGGCGGTTCCTTTGCTGAGCCTCTGACCACGTTGATGCGTCCAGTATCCGGGGTCGGTCGGGAGGAGGATCCGGTAACTGATTTTTTCCCAAAAAAATCCCGGCAGACCGTAATGATGAAGGACTGGTTCGACACCGGACTGGTCCGGCCGCTTTTCAATCTGATCGGCCGGGTCTGCGAACGGGTCCACGTTCTTCAGCACGGGAAGACACACCTCTACATCCTCTCCCTGATCGGGGCCTTGGTCGTTTTGCTGGCCATGAGGGCGGGTTAGTCATGAACTACGTATCGTCGCTGTTCTTTCCGGTGGGTCTGCTCCTGGCCCCCTTCCTGTTCGGCCTGATCAATCGGGCCAAGGCCATGTTCGGTGGCCGCAAGGGCCGTCCCCTTCTGCAGATGTATTTTGACCTACGCAAGCTTTTGTCCAAGGGCGCGGTCTACAGCCGGACGGCCAGCTGGGTCTTTCGGGCGGGTCCCATCGTTTCCCTGGTGGCGGTGCTGGCGGCCCTGACGCTCATGCCCTGGGCCGGGGCCCCGGCTCTGGTCTCCTTTGACGGAGACGCGATCCTTTTCGTTTATCTGCTGGCCCTGGGCCGGGTAGGTCTGATTCTGGCCGCTCTGGACACCGGGTCGGCGTTCGAAGGAATGGGCGCTTCGCGCGAAGCGGCCTTTTCAACCCTGGCCGAGCCGGCCCTGTTCCTGCTGCTTCTGGCCCTGGCCCAGGGGACGCAGTCCCTGTCCCTTTCAGGGATTTTCGCCCGCACTGGCGTTCCCGTGGACGTGGCAGTGCTCCTGCTGGTCTCGGTCGGACTGTTCATCCTGGCCCTGCTGGAAAACTGTCGGATTCCCTTCGAC
It encodes the following:
- a CDS encoding hydrogenase encodes the protein MNYVSSLFFPVGLLLAPFLFGLINRAKAMFGGRKGRPLLQMYFDLRKLLSKGAVYSRTASWVFRAGPIVSLVAVLAALTLMPWAGAPALVSFDGDAILFVYLLALGRVGLILAALDTGSAFEGMGASREAAFSTLAEPALFLLLLALAQGTQSLSLSGIFARTGVPVDVAVLLLVSVGLFILALLENCRIPFDDPNTHLELTMIHEVMILDHSGPDLAVIEFGSAVKFWVLGALLMNVLVQGLPVGQGAAAAIGLGIMFGLALAVGVVESTMARLRLTTVPRLIAMAVSCAVLTVILVWI